A genomic segment from Streptosporangium roseum DSM 43021 encodes:
- a CDS encoding metallophosphoesterase family protein, producing the protein MDFTDWTQRLRRFATGRISRAVAVLLVAVGGAWLGIALGGPVRAAVGPVEIGMSAEPSWAGETVVDAHPLGTLLFDTHNAPVGLRITLENINTTRAGALLEDPRFSDQLPALLEKELSEGVRTLILRAALCGLAGALIASLIVFHRPGPALAGLLSAAVLMTGTGAAIALTFRPDSVVEPKYTGLLAGAPSLVGDAESIVTKFESYRVQLAKLVNNVSQLYDTVSALPVYDSDPASIRVLHVSDIHLSPIAWNLMHSVTAQFKIDVIVDTGDLTDHGTGPEDKFVEEIDSFGVPYVFVRGNHDSKATQRAVAKQKGAVVLDDSAKTVAGLRIYGLGDPRFTPDKSVAVDSDPESLAALGRAHSTRLGQAFEPVDLVAVHDPTIAREFSGRVPMILAGHSHERSTELLPSGTRLLVQGSTGGAGLRALEHDEPTPVAASVLYFDRKTHRLQAWDDITLGGLGEQSVQIERHVETEPGRTISPGPTSVPSPTGSASGTTSP; encoded by the coding sequence ATGGATTTCACAGACTGGACTCAGAGACTTCGCCGGTTCGCGACGGGGCGCATCTCGCGCGCGGTGGCGGTCCTGCTCGTGGCCGTGGGCGGAGCCTGGCTGGGCATCGCGCTCGGCGGCCCGGTGCGCGCCGCCGTCGGACCCGTCGAGATCGGCATGTCCGCGGAGCCGTCGTGGGCGGGGGAGACCGTCGTGGACGCGCACCCGCTGGGCACGCTCCTGTTCGACACCCACAACGCCCCGGTCGGCCTGCGCATCACCCTGGAGAACATCAACACCACCCGGGCCGGCGCGCTGCTGGAGGATCCCCGGTTCTCCGACCAGCTCCCCGCCCTGCTGGAGAAGGAGCTCAGCGAGGGCGTCAGGACGCTGATCCTGCGCGCCGCCCTCTGCGGCCTGGCGGGCGCCCTCATCGCCTCGCTGATCGTCTTCCACCGCCCGGGCCCGGCCCTGGCGGGCCTGCTGAGCGCCGCCGTCCTGATGACCGGTACGGGCGCCGCCATCGCCCTGACGTTCCGGCCCGACTCGGTGGTGGAGCCGAAATACACCGGCCTGCTCGCCGGGGCGCCTTCCCTGGTCGGCGACGCCGAGTCGATCGTGACCAAGTTCGAGTCCTACCGGGTCCAGCTGGCCAAGCTGGTCAACAACGTCTCCCAGCTGTACGACACGGTCTCGGCCCTGCCGGTCTACGACTCCGATCCCGCGTCGATCCGGGTGCTGCACGTCTCCGACATCCATCTCAGCCCCATCGCGTGGAATCTCATGCACTCGGTCACCGCCCAGTTCAAGATCGACGTGATCGTGGACACCGGCGACCTGACCGACCACGGGACCGGCCCCGAGGACAAGTTCGTCGAGGAGATCGACAGCTTCGGCGTGCCGTACGTCTTCGTCAGGGGCAATCACGACTCCAAGGCCACCCAGCGGGCCGTGGCCAAGCAGAAGGGGGCGGTCGTCCTCGACGACTCCGCCAAGACCGTGGCGGGGCTGCGCATCTACGGCCTGGGCGACCCCCGGTTCACCCCCGACAAGTCCGTGGCCGTCGACTCCGACCCCGAGTCCCTCGCCGCCCTGGGGCGCGCCCACTCCACGCGGCTCGGCCAGGCCTTCGAGCCGGTGGACCTCGTGGCGGTGCACGACCCGACGATCGCCCGGGAGTTCTCCGGCAGGGTCCCGATGATCCTCGCCGGCCACTCCCACGAGCGATCCACCGAACTGCTGCCCTCCGGCACCCGCCTCCTGGTCCAGGGTTCCACCGGCGGCGCCGGCCTGCGCGCCCTGGAACACGACGAGCCGACCCCGGTCGCGGCCTCGGTTCTGTACTTCGATCGCAAGACGCATCGCCTCCAGGCCTGGGACGACATCACCCTGGGAGGGCTCGGAGAGCAGTCGGTTCAGATCGAACGTCACGTTGAGACCGAGCCTGGCCGTACAATTTCTCCTGGGCCAACGTCCGTCCCGTCTCCGACGGGATCGGCCAGCGGCACCACGTCGCCTTAA
- a CDS encoding metallopeptidase family protein: MAGVIEVSREKFEELVADALDTIPPELTRVMDNVVVVVVDDPPEPDLLGLYTGVPLTERGDWYAGVLPDRIEIYRNPICSICETEDDVVQEVQITVVHEIAHHFGIDDDRLHTLGW; this comes from the coding sequence ATGGCAGGTGTGATCGAGGTCTCGAGAGAGAAGTTCGAAGAGCTCGTGGCCGACGCACTGGACACGATCCCTCCCGAGCTGACGAGAGTCATGGACAACGTGGTCGTGGTGGTCGTGGACGATCCGCCTGAGCCGGATCTTCTAGGCCTTTACACGGGCGTACCACTCACCGAGCGCGGTGACTGGTACGCAGGAGTGTTACCCGACCGGATCGAGATCTACCGCAACCCGATCTGTTCGATCTGCGAAACCGAGGATGACGTGGTGCAAGAGGTGCAGATCACCGTGGTTCACGAGATAGCCCACCACTTCGGCATCGACGATGACAGGCTGCACACCCTCGGCTGGTAG
- a CDS encoding MFS transporter, with amino-acid sequence MAATRPGRLPGRHRRPAERQATYGEVIAIREFRALWIGQALSLLGDQLSRVALSVLVFQRTESPLATASVYALTYLPPIIGGPLLAGLADRYARRRIMIFCDLLRAVLVALMAIPGTSFAVLCALVFCVVLLSAPFSAARAALLPELLKGDRYVAGSALQNMTNQGAQMLGFALGGALIMAMGPYRALALDASTFLASALILVSGVRRRPAPLDTGTDRPSMWTMTRAGSRLVFGDPRLRTLVLFAWLCGFYVLPEGIATPYADVLTTDRQQVSFVAGLLMGSMPTGTVVGAFLFSRYVNPSKRLRAMGWMAMLTCAPLILCAMEPPLAVVLVLWFLSGIGGAYQLAANAAFVQCVPAERRGLAFGLVQSGLLASQGVGILVGGAAADVLNPAHVVAMAGAAGLSVAAALAVLWAGSCKEIIEKVRAEATV; translated from the coding sequence ATGGCGGCCACCAGGCCCGGCCGGCTACCCGGGCGGCACCGCCGCCCGGCCGAGCGCCAAGCGACCTACGGCGAGGTCATCGCCATCAGGGAGTTTCGCGCGCTCTGGATCGGCCAGGCACTCTCTCTCCTCGGCGACCAGCTCTCACGAGTGGCGCTGTCCGTGCTGGTGTTCCAGCGGACGGAGTCGCCGCTGGCGACCGCGTCGGTCTACGCGCTGACCTATCTGCCGCCCATCATCGGGGGCCCTCTGCTCGCGGGGCTCGCCGACCGCTACGCCCGGCGGCGCATCATGATCTTCTGCGACCTGCTCCGAGCCGTCCTGGTCGCGCTCATGGCCATCCCCGGGACGTCGTTCGCCGTGCTGTGCGCGCTGGTTTTCTGCGTGGTGCTGCTCAGCGCCCCGTTCTCGGCCGCCAGGGCGGCGCTCCTGCCCGAGCTCCTCAAGGGCGATCGCTATGTCGCGGGCTCGGCGCTGCAGAACATGACCAACCAGGGCGCGCAGATGCTGGGTTTCGCCCTCGGCGGCGCCTTGATCATGGCGATGGGACCGTACCGCGCGCTCGCACTCGACGCGTCCACGTTCCTCGCCTCCGCGCTGATCCTGGTCTCGGGAGTACGCCGCCGCCCCGCTCCCCTCGACACCGGCACCGACCGGCCCTCCATGTGGACCATGACCCGCGCCGGATCCAGGCTGGTCTTCGGCGACCCCCGGTTGCGGACGCTGGTGCTCTTCGCCTGGCTGTGCGGCTTCTACGTGCTCCCCGAGGGGATCGCGACCCCCTACGCCGACGTCCTGACCACCGACAGGCAGCAGGTCTCGTTCGTCGCCGGCCTGCTGATGGGCTCGATGCCGACCGGGACGGTCGTGGGCGCGTTCCTCTTCAGCCGATACGTCAACCCGTCGAAACGGCTCCGGGCGATGGGCTGGATGGCGATGCTGACCTGCGCGCCGTTGATCCTGTGCGCGATGGAGCCGCCACTCGCCGTGGTGCTGGTCCTGTGGTTCCTCTCGGGCATCGGCGGTGCCTACCAGCTCGCGGCCAACGCCGCGTTCGTGCAGTGCGTGCCGGCCGAACGGCGGGGCCTGGCGTTCGGTCTCGTGCAGTCGGGCCTGCTGGCCTCTCAGGGCGTCGGCATCCTCGTCGGAGGTGCCGCCGCCGACGTGCTCAACCCCGCGCACGTGGTGGCGATGGCCGGCGCGGCCGGTCTGTCCGTCGCGGCCGCGCTGGCCGTTCTCTGGGCCGGGTCCTGCAAGGAGATCATCGAGAAGGTTCGCGCGGAGGCGACCGTCTGA
- a CDS encoding PspC domain-containing protein yields MNENDFSGVKQLRRTKDGRIIAGVASGLGRYIGVDPNIIRAALAIATFFGGLGVGIYAIGWLLLPDESKDRSIVQDLVDKNKDNPVWQDARSKAEQGWAKAEQSWTKATTQNRAPHQPAHQGPAPEYPAPHDQAPRYPTHQDPAPRYSAPAAPQNPAPQNTVPQDTAPQNGDEPKPQA; encoded by the coding sequence ATGAACGAAAACGACTTCTCGGGCGTCAAGCAGCTCCGCAGGACCAAGGACGGACGGATCATCGCGGGTGTGGCCTCCGGCCTCGGACGCTACATCGGCGTCGACCCCAACATCATCCGCGCGGCCCTCGCCATCGCCACCTTCTTCGGCGGCCTCGGCGTGGGGATCTACGCGATCGGCTGGCTCCTCCTCCCCGACGAGAGCAAGGACAGGTCGATCGTCCAGGATCTGGTCGACAAGAACAAGGACAACCCGGTCTGGCAGGACGCGCGGTCCAAGGCCGAGCAGGGCTGGGCCAAGGCCGAGCAGAGCTGGACCAAGGCGACCACCCAGAACCGGGCGCCGCACCAGCCGGCCCACCAGGGTCCGGCTCCGGAGTATCCGGCCCCGCACGACCAGGCGCCGCGCTACCCCACCCACCAGGACCCGGCTCCGCGGTACTCCGCTCCGGCGGCCCCGCAGAACCCGGCTCCGCAGAACACGGTCCCGCAGGACACGGCTCCGCAGAACGGCGACGAGCCCAAGCCCCAGGCGTGA
- a CDS encoding acyl-CoA dehydrogenase family protein — MDDLLRIDDGLSEEQRLIRDTVKTFVADRILPHVGDWFEEAVFPARELGPVLGSLGVLGMHLEGYGCAGLDAVSYGVACRELEAGDSGLRSFVSVQGSLAMFPIWKYGSAEQKEEWLPRMAAGEAIGCFGLTEPDHGSDPANMRTHAKQDASGDWILNGAKMWITNGSIADVAVVWAQTEDGIRGFVVPTDTPGFSAPEIHKKMSLRASVTSSLYFDDVRLPASAVLPGVRGLKGPLSCLSEARFGILWGVVGAARACLEAAVGYATTRVQFGKPIGGFQLTQEKLAWMYVGLGQSQLTALHLGRLKDAGTLTPQQVSFGKLANVRAALDIARRSRAILGGNGITLEYPVIRHMTNLESVLTYEGTEEIHLLTLGRALTGLDAFH, encoded by the coding sequence ATGGACGACCTTCTGCGCATCGACGACGGGCTCTCCGAGGAGCAGCGCCTCATCCGCGACACCGTCAAGACGTTCGTGGCCGACAGGATCCTCCCCCACGTGGGCGACTGGTTCGAGGAGGCCGTCTTCCCCGCCCGCGAGCTCGGTCCGGTGCTCGGCTCGCTCGGCGTGCTCGGCATGCATCTCGAAGGGTACGGCTGCGCGGGCCTGGACGCCGTCTCCTACGGCGTCGCCTGCCGGGAGCTGGAGGCGGGAGACTCGGGACTGCGGTCGTTCGTCTCCGTGCAGGGCTCGCTCGCCATGTTCCCGATCTGGAAGTACGGCTCCGCGGAGCAGAAGGAGGAGTGGCTGCCCCGGATGGCCGCCGGTGAGGCGATCGGCTGCTTCGGCCTGACCGAGCCCGACCACGGCTCCGATCCGGCGAACATGCGCACCCACGCCAAACAGGACGCCTCCGGCGACTGGATCCTCAACGGCGCCAAGATGTGGATCACCAACGGCTCCATCGCCGACGTCGCCGTGGTCTGGGCCCAGACCGAGGACGGCATCCGCGGCTTCGTGGTCCCCACCGACACGCCCGGTTTCTCTGCGCCGGAGATCCACAAGAAGATGTCACTGCGGGCCTCGGTGACCTCGTCCCTGTACTTCGACGACGTCCGCCTCCCGGCGTCTGCCGTACTCCCTGGGGTCCGTGGCCTGAAGGGGCCGCTGTCGTGTCTGTCCGAGGCCCGTTTCGGCATCCTGTGGGGCGTCGTGGGCGCGGCCCGCGCCTGCCTGGAGGCGGCCGTCGGCTACGCCACGACCCGCGTCCAGTTCGGCAAGCCCATCGGCGGCTTCCAGTTGACCCAGGAGAAGCTCGCCTGGATGTACGTGGGTTTGGGGCAGTCCCAGCTCACCGCCCTCCATCTGGGCCGCCTGAAGGACGCCGGCACCCTCACCCCTCAGCAGGTCAGCTTCGGCAAGCTCGCCAACGTCCGCGCCGCCCTGGACATCGCCCGCCGGTCACGCGCGATCCTCGGCGGCAACGGCATCACCCTGGAGTATCCGGTGATCCGGCACATGACCAATCTGGAGAGCGTGCTGACGTACGAGGGGACGGAGGAGATCCACCTTCTCACCCTGGGCAGGGCGCTCACCGGACTCGACGCCTTCCACTGA
- a CDS encoding 3'-5' exonuclease: protein MTSSGLDPARSGHLSARRGYVVVDVETTGFSPAKGDRICEIALVSLDADGTTVDEWHSLVDPRRGTGAVHVHGITEAMVEGAPVIEEVLDEVWQRIAGRVLVAHNVSFDLRFLKVLPGSHWLTEALCTQQLAPDLIPGGKWTLGACCQRAGIPFSNAHAALADARATAELFRFYLGRGLSWHDSLDRAAEAPDWRPCGLPQRQPRRRHAR, encoded by the coding sequence ATGACGAGCTCGGGGCTTGATCCCGCCCGTAGTGGCCACCTGTCCGCGAGGCGGGGGTATGTCGTGGTCGACGTGGAGACCACGGGCTTCTCGCCGGCCAAGGGGGACCGGATCTGCGAGATCGCACTCGTCTCCCTGGACGCCGACGGCACCACCGTCGACGAGTGGCACTCGCTGGTCGATCCCCGTCGCGGCACCGGGGCCGTGCACGTCCACGGCATCACCGAAGCGATGGTCGAGGGCGCGCCGGTGATCGAGGAGGTGCTGGACGAGGTGTGGCAGCGGATCGCCGGGCGGGTCCTGGTGGCTCACAACGTCTCATTCGACCTGCGTTTCCTCAAGGTCCTCCCCGGCAGCCACTGGCTGACCGAGGCCCTGTGCACGCAGCAGCTCGCCCCTGACCTCATCCCCGGCGGGAAGTGGACTCTCGGCGCCTGCTGCCAGCGCGCGGGGATCCCGTTCTCGAACGCCCACGCCGCGCTGGCCGACGCCCGTGCCACCGCCGAGCTGTTCCGCTTCTACCTGGGCCGCGGTCTCTCATGGCATGACTCGCTCGACAGAGCGGCTGAGGCCCCGGACTGGCGTCCCTGCGGCCTGCCCCAGCGGCAGCCCCGGCGGCGGCACGCGCGGTGA
- a CDS encoding XRE family transcriptional regulator — protein sequence MDRRTMLILAAGMTAETAATIADPWERLSRALTGPQTLDEDTIERLEARTIGFHRLEYVLPARAIYQGLTTHINELSNLLQSGPPDRFRRRLAATAGEAATLASWIAWDLKQPGQSASFERVSALAAKESGHPIIQACTYAYRSNAAEGHTAYEAVRQAQQFLPAQGDDATRAWLLSREAEELAALGDRRAVDLLHQAEEAYGRARPHRERAWTRFLDPGRMAAFQLSTYVRLGDERQVIEAGQAALSAVAQDADHKKVAVIYADIAQAQLQIGDVAEGIAYARRALDAAQRGESTWGLQHLTTVEKALSTQQDQAARDLLGDIVSTRRTLGPSPA from the coding sequence ATGGACCGCCGAACGATGCTCATCCTCGCCGCCGGAATGACCGCCGAAACCGCGGCCACCATCGCCGACCCCTGGGAGCGCCTGTCCCGCGCGCTGACCGGACCACAGACACTCGACGAAGACACCATCGAACGCCTCGAAGCCCGCACCATCGGCTTCCACCGCCTGGAGTACGTGCTCCCCGCCCGAGCCATCTACCAAGGGCTCACCACCCACATCAACGAACTGAGCAACCTGCTCCAGAGCGGCCCGCCCGACCGCTTCCGCCGACGCCTGGCCGCGACCGCCGGCGAAGCCGCCACCCTCGCCTCCTGGATCGCCTGGGACCTCAAGCAGCCCGGCCAGTCCGCCTCATTCGAGCGCGTCTCCGCCCTGGCCGCCAAGGAGAGCGGGCACCCGATCATCCAGGCGTGCACCTACGCCTACAGGTCCAATGCCGCCGAAGGCCACACCGCCTACGAGGCCGTACGGCAGGCACAGCAGTTCCTCCCCGCCCAGGGCGACGACGCCACCCGGGCATGGCTGCTCAGCAGGGAAGCCGAAGAGTTGGCTGCCCTCGGTGACCGCCGCGCCGTCGACCTGTTGCACCAGGCCGAAGAGGCCTACGGTCGAGCACGACCCCACCGCGAACGCGCCTGGACCCGCTTCCTCGACCCCGGCCGCATGGCCGCCTTTCAACTGTCCACCTACGTACGACTCGGCGACGAACGTCAGGTGATCGAGGCCGGCCAGGCCGCGCTGTCGGCCGTCGCCCAGGACGCCGACCACAAGAAAGTGGCCGTCATCTACGCCGACATCGCCCAGGCCCAGCTCCAGATAGGCGACGTTGCCGAAGGAATCGCCTACGCCCGTCGGGCGCTCGACGCCGCCCAGCGCGGCGAATCGACCTGGGGACTCCAGCACCTCACGACGGTGGAGAAGGCCCTTTCCACCCAGCAGGACCAGGCCGCCCGGGACCTGCTCGGCGACATCGTCTCTACGCGCCGGACACTCGGGCCGTCTCCCGCCTGA
- the cutA gene encoding divalent-cation tolerance protein CutA: MHEHIEVRVTASSREEADRICSAVVGQRLAADCQILAPIESTYWWAGEIQRSEEWLLLMKTTVERFDELARRVRELHSYEVPQIVAVPVVAGTADYLEWIRRETARVSGA; this comes from the coding sequence ATGCACGAACACATTGAAGTCCGTGTCACTGCCAGCAGCCGCGAGGAGGCGGATCGAATCTGTTCGGCAGTTGTCGGGCAGCGACTGGCCGCTGACTGCCAGATCCTCGCCCCGATCGAGTCCACCTACTGGTGGGCGGGAGAGATCCAGCGCTCTGAGGAGTGGCTGTTGCTGATGAAGACCACCGTTGAGCGTTTCGATGAGCTCGCGCGGCGGGTGCGGGAGTTGCACTCGTATGAGGTGCCGCAGATCGTCGCGGTTCCCGTGGTGGCCGGCACCGCTGACTACCTGGAGTGGATCAGGCGGGAGACGGCCCGAGTGTCCGGCGCGTAG
- a CDS encoding GNAT family N-acetyltransferase, translated as MLVNGERAGLVKLQDLTDDTPMFDLRIGRAWRGRGVGTEAVAWLTGYLFTELPGIVRIEGTTRQDNQAMRATFRKNGYAKESHYREAWPAPDGTRHDSIGYAILRRDWLSGTITPPDWHDELA; from the coding sequence GTGCTCGTAAACGGTGAGCGCGCGGGGCTGGTCAAACTTCAGGACCTCACCGATGACACGCCCATGTTCGACCTGCGGATAGGGCGGGCTTGGCGAGGGCGAGGCGTCGGCACGGAGGCGGTGGCCTGGCTGACCGGCTATCTGTTCACGGAGCTGCCCGGCATCGTGAGGATCGAGGGCACGACGCGCCAGGACAACCAGGCGATGCGAGCGACCTTTCGCAAGAACGGTTATGCGAAGGAGTCGCACTACCGGGAGGCGTGGCCGGCTCCGGATGGCACACGCCATGACTCGATCGGTTATGCGATCCTCCGGCGTGACTGGCTTTCCGGGACGATTACGCCTCCGGACTGGCACGACGAACTCGCATGA
- a CDS encoding TetR/AcrR family transcriptional regulator — MTTRREQTSTESRELILTAAAQLFAEKGYRQTTFIDVAERSGISRGSIPWHFGNKEGLLLAVLEHSVEMVRAGLAEVPEEVEDGLARFEEGFSALFARPTTKLFVTLLVEALEPGSPIHGRYVEIHNTLRDHWKRWLERLPLPPGLTAEALAVTIVGAGIGIHQQWLLAPERVDAEQALAALRAMTAGLLSAG; from the coding sequence GTGACAACACGACGAGAGCAGACCAGCACCGAGAGCCGCGAGCTGATCCTCACCGCGGCGGCGCAGCTGTTCGCCGAGAAGGGCTACCGGCAGACGACCTTCATCGACGTCGCGGAACGCTCCGGGATCAGCCGGGGCTCCATCCCGTGGCACTTCGGCAACAAGGAGGGCCTGCTGCTGGCCGTGCTCGAACACTCGGTGGAGATGGTCCGCGCCGGCCTCGCCGAGGTGCCCGAGGAGGTGGAAGACGGCCTTGCGCGTTTCGAGGAGGGCTTCAGTGCCCTGTTCGCGCGGCCGACCACCAAGCTCTTCGTCACGCTGCTGGTGGAGGCGCTGGAGCCCGGCTCGCCGATCCACGGCCGCTACGTCGAGATCCACAACACCCTGCGCGACCACTGGAAGCGCTGGCTGGAACGACTGCCCCTGCCACCCGGGCTGACCGCCGAGGCGCTGGCCGTCACGATCGTCGGCGCCGGAATCGGCATCCACCAGCAGTGGCTGCTGGCGCCCGAGCGGGTCGACGCCGAGCAGGCGCTGGCCGCACTCCGTGCGATGACGGCCGGACTGCTGTCGGCCGGATGA
- a CDS encoding fumarylacetoacetate hydrolase family protein has protein sequence MRFVTYAAEDGDRAGVLDGDLIHAFPPGTTLLGLLGSGLRQAGEQALAEPDEVVPLSDVMVRAPIPRPPSIRDCLCFLDHMRGCLKATGGTGDLEPTWYQIPAFYFANPATVIGPHDDVPISPGSAWFDFELEIGAVIGTAGRDLTPEQAEEHIAGYTLMCDWSARDLQGLESQLKIGQAKGKDGATTLGPWLVTPDELPAGLAVAVRAEVNGVTVGEGRADAMDWSFGEVISYASRGAELQPGDVFGSGTVPGCCLIEHLSFADLAAFPGWLKDGDVVRLSAEGLGEIRQTARASAAPYPLAARPDPAAGPRRPRRNPAPSALPYTAGLHQVGEGVWAWLLPDGGYGRSNAGLVTGEGASLLVDTLYDLSLTGEMLDGMRVVTDRHPLTHAVLTHADGDHTHGGGLLPAQVRVITAEGTAHGMRTEMPPELTAALQVMDLGPVLTPYMRERFGGFDFGGIRLREPDQTFQRRLTLDVGGREVRLLDLGPAHTEADTVVHVPDAGVLFAGDLLFIGCTPIVWSGPIANWISACDTMLALDAPTVVPGHGPVTDPDGIRAVRAYLAHVVEQADLAHAKGLNLREAAFAADLADYASWLDAERIVVNIYRRYREIDPEQPVLDRFALFALMAEWEAARS, from the coding sequence GTGCGCTTCGTGACCTATGCCGCCGAGGACGGTGACCGTGCCGGCGTCCTCGACGGCGACCTGATCCACGCCTTTCCCCCGGGGACGACCCTGCTCGGACTGCTCGGCTCCGGGCTGCGGCAGGCGGGCGAGCAGGCGCTCGCCGAACCGGACGAGGTCGTGCCGCTGTCCGACGTCATGGTGCGGGCCCCCATCCCCAGGCCCCCGTCCATCCGGGACTGCCTGTGCTTCCTCGACCACATGCGCGGCTGCCTGAAAGCCACCGGTGGCACGGGGGACCTGGAGCCCACCTGGTACCAGATCCCGGCTTTCTACTTCGCCAACCCCGCCACCGTCATCGGACCCCACGACGACGTACCCATCTCGCCGGGCAGCGCATGGTTCGACTTCGAGCTGGAGATCGGCGCGGTGATCGGCACCGCGGGCCGCGACCTGACCCCCGAGCAGGCCGAGGAGCACATCGCCGGCTACACCCTGATGTGCGACTGGAGCGCCCGCGACCTGCAGGGCCTGGAGAGCCAGCTCAAGATCGGCCAGGCGAAGGGCAAGGACGGGGCGACCACGCTCGGCCCCTGGCTCGTCACCCCCGACGAGCTGCCCGCCGGCCTCGCCGTCGCGGTGCGCGCCGAGGTCAACGGCGTCACCGTCGGCGAAGGCCGCGCCGACGCGATGGACTGGTCCTTCGGCGAGGTGATCTCCTACGCCTCCCGCGGCGCCGAGCTCCAGCCGGGCGACGTCTTCGGCTCCGGCACCGTGCCCGGCTGCTGCCTCATCGAGCACCTCAGCTTCGCCGACCTGGCCGCCTTCCCCGGCTGGCTCAAGGACGGCGACGTGGTACGGCTGAGCGCCGAGGGACTGGGCGAGATCCGGCAGACCGCGCGGGCTTCGGCCGCACCGTACCCGCTGGCCGCCCGGCCCGATCCCGCCGCCGGACCACGACGACCGCGCCGCAACCCGGCCCCCTCCGCCCTGCCGTACACGGCGGGGCTCCACCAGGTCGGCGAGGGCGTCTGGGCGTGGCTGCTACCCGACGGCGGCTACGGCAGGAGCAACGCGGGCCTGGTCACGGGCGAGGGTGCGTCCCTGCTGGTCGACACCCTCTACGACCTGTCACTGACCGGGGAGATGCTGGACGGCATGCGGGTCGTCACCGATCGGCACCCGCTGACCCACGCCGTGCTCACCCACGCCGACGGCGACCACACCCACGGCGGCGGGCTCCTGCCCGCCCAGGTGCGCGTGATCACCGCCGAGGGGACCGCGCATGGGATGCGCACCGAGATGCCGCCGGAGCTGACGGCGGCGCTGCAGGTGATGGACCTCGGGCCGGTGCTCACGCCGTACATGCGCGAGCGCTTCGGCGGCTTCGACTTCGGGGGCATCCGCCTGCGCGAGCCTGACCAGACCTTCCAGCGGCGGCTCACCCTCGACGTGGGCGGCCGCGAGGTGCGCCTGCTCGACCTCGGGCCGGCCCACACCGAGGCCGACACGGTGGTCCACGTACCGGACGCGGGCGTGCTGTTCGCCGGCGACCTGCTGTTCATCGGATGCACGCCGATCGTGTGGAGCGGCCCCATCGCCAACTGGATCTCCGCCTGCGACACGATGCTCGCCCTGGACGCGCCGACCGTCGTCCCCGGCCACGGCCCGGTGACGGACCCGGACGGGATCCGCGCCGTGCGCGCCTACCTCGCCCACGTCGTCGAGCAGGCCGACCTCGCCCACGCCAAGGGCCTGAACCTGCGAGAGGCGGCGTTCGCCGCCGACCTGGCCGACTACGCCTCCTGGCTGGACGCCGAGCGGATCGTGGTCAACATCTACCGGCGCTACCGGGAGATCGATCCCGAGCAGCCCGTGCTCGACAGGTTCGCGCTGTTCGCCCTGATGGCCGAATGGGAGGCCGCCCGCTCATGA
- a CDS encoding DUF2867 domain-containing protein — MRLPDTAHTSRPWRIHTLTPDFRLEDVWELPTPGGPDDLQRLVRQMVTGQGHFSGAARSLFALRWKIGRLFGWDRPDAGLGARVETLRNRLPADLRDGPTVPDPIAVPLTSVYLTDNEWVTELANKTVHTVMHIGWVPDSRGGYRGQMAVLVKPNGLFGRAYMAAIRPFRHLIVDPALIHMIGRGWQRSAA, encoded by the coding sequence ATGAGACTCCCGGACACCGCCCACACCTCACGCCCCTGGCGAATCCACACCCTGACACCCGACTTCCGGCTTGAGGACGTCTGGGAGTTGCCCACCCCCGGCGGCCCCGACGACCTCCAGCGGCTGGTGCGGCAGATGGTCACCGGCCAGGGCCACTTCTCCGGCGCCGCTCGGAGCCTGTTCGCGCTGCGCTGGAAGATCGGCAGGCTGTTCGGCTGGGACCGGCCGGACGCCGGCCTCGGCGCGCGGGTGGAGACGCTGCGCAACCGGCTCCCTGCCGACCTGCGCGACGGCCCGACCGTACCGGACCCCATCGCCGTGCCGCTCACCTCGGTCTACCTGACCGACAACGAGTGGGTGACGGAACTGGCCAACAAGACCGTGCACACCGTCATGCACATCGGCTGGGTGCCCGACTCCCGCGGCGGCTACCGCGGGCAGATGGCCGTGCTCGTCAAGCCGAACGGGCTGTTCGGCAGGGCCTACATGGCCGCGATCAGGCCTTTCCGCCACCTGATCGTGGACCCGGCCCTGATTCACATGATCGGACGCGGATGGCAGAGGAGCGCAGCATGA
- a CDS encoding antibiotic biosynthesis monooxygenase family protein, which translates to MKVGMIAHHYPHASHRKEFVARVHQVAEVFRSTPGCLSAECWQTDDAVTSIVQWESEEAFAASLVAVQAAGLDLAYDEREVRPREIIRLTAA; encoded by the coding sequence ATGAAGGTCGGGATGATCGCACACCACTACCCGCACGCCTCGCACCGGAAGGAGTTCGTCGCACGCGTGCACCAGGTCGCCGAGGTGTTCCGGAGCACGCCCGGGTGCCTGTCGGCCGAATGCTGGCAGACCGACGACGCGGTGACCTCCATCGTGCAGTGGGAGTCGGAGGAGGCCTTCGCCGCCTCCCTGGTCGCCGTGCAGGCGGCCGGCCTCGATCTGGCCTACGACGAGCGCGAGGTACGGCCCCGCGAGATCATCCGGCTGACGGCGGCCTGA